Genomic DNA from Prunus persica cultivar Lovell chromosome G1, Prunus_persica_NCBIv2, whole genome shotgun sequence:
ATGTCAGAGTTATCCATGATTTGGGTTGTGCAAGTTTGCCATTATACAAATCAGTGCTTAGACTGCACCTTTCTGCTCAGAGATCAGCCTCTGACATCCTTAAGATGATGGAGAAGGACATGATTGAGATGGATGATGAGACTTCTGCCCTTGTTCAAGCCTTCGAGGTGTGACTTTATAATCTGTGCTGTACAGTAAGTTCTAGTCGCTTCCTGTGAAGGCTCATGGGGAACAATTTATGCTTCTCTGACTGTTTGTTCGTGAATCAAAGACAATGGTGAAATGGTTCATAAAAATATAGAGAGTATAACATTTGAACATCGAAAGCATAATAGCTCAAGTGCCACATATAGAGGTCCCTTGATTCAGGGAAGTTGCTTCTTTGTTAGTTAAGGTGGAGAAAAAGATAGATCAGATGGTCTCTCTGGTTTCCTTATTTGAACAGAAACAAAGAGATGGAGCCCTTGTTGTAGATTGTTAGGGAAGATGGCTTCTTGGATCCTTTTCCTTCAgtcaaacaattaaaatatttggtCATGATTCTTAAGGTATTAATGTTCTCGGCAATTAtctcatttataaaaaaagaattgttCTCGGCAATTATTTCATTTAAATGCttatgaaaatgcaaaaatgtTTTCACATGTGTTTTACCaagttttttatatatgatatCATGAATTGAGCTGAAGCCCATTTTATTCCTCGTACATAAATGGTTCGTATATTAACCATTTTTGTGAATGAAAGGATGATAAAATATGCAGGAACCAGTCAGAGATGGTGGCAAAGACTTCAACTCGATGCTGCAGTCAAAATCTTGTGAAAGCCTCGGCTGTGCTCCAGCAATATATCTTGAGGTGGCAGGCATTCTTTAAGAATGGGAAACTCAAGAACTCTTCCAAACCAAGCGTTGAGCAGTGGCATGGTCTCGGTATCAATCAGGTTTACCTCTGCAATCTCCTCGACTATTCTAGCCCACAATCCAATCCACCCAGCAGCTATGTCCACAAAGCCTATGCTTTCACCTCCGAAAAACTGCTTTCCCCCAAGTCCACTTTCCAGGATCTTAAGATTCTCTCTTGCTTCTTTTGCacccttctctttctcctcccCTTTCTTGGTGAATGCACTCATAATTGATGGCCCACACTgaaatgaagaacaataaATGGGATATAGTTTCTAAATTGGTTATCcaaattttgtatatatattgtaaaAATTGCTCAATAGTTCACTCCGTCTATCGACCAGAAATTTTTGCAGTATTTGCTGTTATGTGAGAAATGTACTGGTAATGCATGAATAGAACATAGTTACTTCTTGTTGATCCCAGTTCGTTCATGGAAACTAAAGTCAAGTGGTAATAGTATTACAGTATAGCTTGTTCTATTAccttttcttcaacaaattttGCCCAGAAGCGTGCCTGAGCTCGTTCGTAGGGATCTTCTGGCAGGATTGGATTTTGCATCCATGTTTCTTCAATGTATTCGAGTATAATCAGCGACTCCGCCACCGGCTTACCATCATGCACAAGAACTGGTATTTTTTTGTGCACAGGGTTGTAGTGCAAGAGCAGGGGACTTTTGTTTTGGAGGTCTTCTTCAACATACTGGTACTCaatttctttcagttttagagTCCACTTGACTCTGAGAGCAGCAGGACTTGCCCAACACCCAAGCAGCTTCACAGAGTCTGCAGACATGGTTAGATTTTTATGGGACCATATACCCAACTCAACATGGCAATTTATAGGCTCAAATCTTCGCTTGGCTTAGCTCGGTAACCAAGCCAATAACGTCATTGCTGATGTCAAAACCAAAGACTATAgagctttttattttattttatcaagaAGACTAAAGAGCTTGGGGTGGAAGCAGTATGAAGACTTATAGAAGGGTCCGATATGGAGACATCATGACGTGTATGCAACCAGTCATATAACCAAAATGTTTCGagtcttttccctttttttttgacCTGCAATGTTTTAATTGGGCCAGACGAATTCTCACACACGCTTTTGACTTTAGTCATCCTTTAgttaaagtttaaaaaataataatttaaaactcaAATAGATACTCAATTAGAAATTGAATAATATGTCATTACTAAATTATTCTTAATTCCAATTATCAAAATTGTTTGAAGATAATAAAAGGATATTTAACATCAGTTCCGATCTCTTGGATTACAGGGGTCCAAAAGATTTGtagtcactcaccgttggatgtaaattcaacggttcactcactcttacaTTCcttttaataaacttttttgaaccgttggatgaCCACagtctcttggacccctgtgaTCCAAGAGATCAAGGCTGTATTTAACATTTCCCATAGTGagatatataaaaacacaaattttttttttttggctctcAGAAAAAAGTTATTAAGTGTTATAAATCAGTTGGATTATTATGGATGCCCACCATACATCTTTTGCCCACAATTCCTACCACTATATTTGTGCCTACTATGATGTAATTGTAATCTACCTTATGGTCAGCAATTACAAACTATGAGAGCAATGATCCACTTAGAGCATTTTCACCCAACGGCCTAAACTAGGCAAAACGCCCCCTATGCCTCAAAAACCATTTGCAACGCAGCAATCCAGCCTTGGCAGATGGTGCGCACCACCAAGCCTAGGCAGACCCGAAAGCAAGAACAGCCCGAGCTGTTCCCTAAGGGTGATGACATCATCAAcgtaaaaatattttaacaaatatttccaaaaaaattcagaaatattttctttaatacaTACCTAGCAAATTTTTtgtacatataaataaaattaatcctatatgaatagtaattgcccttaggTTGCCATGGGAACGGgtggaaaagtaaaataaaaaagggtatGACaatcactattcacatgaatactGTCTACCCTTACTTGCCCTTGCTCTTTGTCATGGCACCatgggtggaagtgctcttaaaAGGAAGCTtactccttttctttttctttttaaagtaGAAGAGCCAACAAATAATAAGCATAAAACATTTTTGCTTAATTATTATACCCAATTATCCATCTCATTATTTGATACAAGCCACGTTAACCCCCATACCAGAGACATTTTCTTGAAACAAGACAACAAAGTTCATCCTAAGATTAACTATCCATCATTTCtgataatttttgggtaaagTCAATTCCAATACAAAATTGTGCTTCATAGTATGAAGTTACGTAAGAGATGATAACGCCCGTGCAACATTTCGAGATATCCGATCATGTATTGGCTCCTGAACGAAAAGCCAAAATTATGTCacaataatatatacataataataatatatcaaTTATAAcaagttcttttttttattacctCTGTTGAGGGCAGCTtgaattctgattttgttattgtctcatacaagaaaatatatctgTCATCGTAGAGTAATGTCAGTTCTGCTAGTGGTAGATGCAAAAACTTGAAACTTACACACTTCAGTATGGAGTTGATCAAACAATAACACAAAGCAGAGTGATTCTATTCAGACACAAGGGGCCAGTGGAGAGAGGGGAGAAGGAGGAAGGCGGGGCGGGAAGcaagggaaaagaaagagactGCCCAAGCAATCTTCTAGGTTTAAATAGAATCATCCTAAAAGACAACACAAGCAGAAACATGTGATCACAAAGAACTTGACTAGCAATTTGTACTTATACATAGAATCATTAGCTAGCTTTCTGCTGATCACCTTATGTGTAAAAATCAACGAAGCAATTGCAAAGAAACTGAGGGAAAAGTGAGAGAAAAGcaagggaaaagaaagagactGCCCGAGCAATCTTCTAGGTTTAAATAGAATCATCCTAAAAGACAACACAAGCAGAAACATGATGATCACAAAGAACTTGACTAGCAATTTGTAGTTTAACACTTATGCATAGAATCATTAGCTATGCTTTCTGCTGACCACTTTATGTGTAAAAATCAACAAAGCAATTGCAAACACAGCCATAATCACAATAACAGTTTGGATCTTAGCATCCAAGAAGCATGTAGAAGAcattattatataatataaattacgATAAAGCACAATAAAGAAGTGGCATACCGCCAAGATAGCTCACGAACGAGTTCCTCAGGAGCATCAGGGAGGACCTAAGTTTTTGTACTATCAGAGTGAGATTTGATGTTTCACATTCTCAAAcccaaaaaggaaatataattGGGGTTATGTGACTACCTCATCTTCATAAGGATTGCAATGATCTTTGAACCACAACCTCAAGAACTCCTTAGAATCAAAAGATTTAAACGTCAGCAACTTGCTGATAAAATGTAATTCGTCTAAgatcaaaagaacaaaaaagcaaaaggaacaTGAAGTATAAAATACATCGCATACTTTATCAACATTTTCAGGTTCAAGGCCATTCTTAAACCGCTCCTCATAAGTATGTGCAATCCAATATCTGCTTGAATCAGGTGTATGCACCTAGAATGGCAAGtggaggaaaaaataaaatttaactctCGTTACATTATCTGAATATGTGTATTGTGATTGAGAAAGAACTACTAGAACTTTAAACAAGACAATGTTAAACCTCATCAATCAAAAGAATGGAACCATCTTTGCCCTTTCCAAATTCATATTTTGTGTCTACCAATATCAAGCCATGTTCCAGAGCCACGCGCTGCAACATGAAAGAAATGGTAAAACTGGTTAGTGTGGCTGACATCTATTATTTAGATAACAAATTGATTCGGTCAGTATCTAAAGTCAATTATGATCATTCCCACAAGCATACACCGTTGAGTACCTTGGCCAATATACTTATTTGGATTGATCAGTAGTATAATGCTCAATAAACTTAAACACAAGCATGCGCGCACACAAAATTCTTGCTATTGTCCAGGCATAAGGACACCGAATACAACGTTCTTCAAGTCAGAGATCAAAGCTTATGACACAAACTTCTGAGCCCACATGTTTAATATGGAACCagtaaaaattgaaacaaaaggaagaacaaaaaatcaaagacaGTAGAAACTCATCAAAAGAATTTGTTCACGCTTGCTCTTCCAACTTTTCCTCATTGTAGCCTTTCTTCTATTCTACTTTTTGTGTGAAAATAGAAAGTCCATAATACAATCTCATTCAGAAAACCTATAATCCCATTATGTTTTCAGATCgttaaattttaaaaggttCATAACAGTAAGATGATAACAAGAAAGGCAAGTTACCTGTCCATACTCGAACAAGCTTAATGTTTTCCTACTTACTTCATCATACTCGGCTTGAGTCATTAGTCCACATTCAACAATCTGCAAGAAAATTGCATCAAGTTAACTGAACTGAAGTGTATAGAGGAGAACAAATGAAGACCCACATGTAACACATTATATATAGGCACATGTATGTTATATTAATACATTccattccaaaagaaaatccaGCAGAACATCCCATAATGACTTGGTTTCATCTCCAACACAAATCGACTTATCAGTTATTAGGTTTACAGCTTAATATCCCTAATCTACCCagatttcttctccttccctcctttttcccttttagGTAACAAATGATTTCAAATAGAGACCAAACCTCATCTGGGGTAACAGGAACGTCATGATCTGCCGCCTTAGTTGTTGGTGTGAGTATATTTGCAGGAAGCTTTTGGCTTTTTGCCAAGCCTATAATATCAATAAACCATCAGacttaaaattttggtttgaaaataAAGCAATGCATTGATTAGAAAGCGCACCATCTGGGAGTGCATTGCCACAGTAATTCCGAACACCATTATTGTAGACTGTCCATAGTGACGTATCAGTACTTCCCGTCACAAAACCTCTGACTACAAAATTAGAAGCAAAAGTAGTGTAAAGATAGCTTAATTTATGTATGTATGGTGCAAGTACTCGTATTCAAATCAAGCCAAGTTGTTTGGGGATTATATACTTTTCCTTCATgattatgagaagaaaaaatatctaAAACCTCTATATAGTTGTTTCCTCTCAAAACTTCCATGTGTAtgtttatattgttttgttatccTCTCAAAACACTACGTATATGCATAAATAGCTAATTTTATACAAATGGAGCAAATAGTGCAGGTAACAGCAAAAGAGCTGCCAAAACAGAAATTCTAAAGGTAAAATGGAGGCTTCCAGcaccaaagttcaaaaataagACACATATggatgaatattttttttaaaagaaatttgaatccatAATCCTATTCCTCAAATACAAGTTTGCTGGGACATTAAGCAATCTAGGATACTAACCACttaaaaagaatttatatTGATACAGAATGAGTATATCGGAAAGTCCATTTTCCTCcagttcttctttttttcaaccAATGCCTTGAATATGTAACATCTTTAACacaaaattttacttttactaAAACTTGCATTTTCCCTCACTCAGAATAGAAAGAAACTTCAAGCACAAAAACAATGAAGTAGCTCACTAGGCAATTAAAAAGTGCTAAACACTATGATTATAACATCTTACCCACAAATTCAACAGGAAAAACAGAACATTTCTTTGCAATTGTTACATTTTCATCTGGAGCCAAAACAACTGCGTTTGAAGTTATGTGTTGAGTTTTGTCAAACCACCACAAACTTGTCTCATTGAGAACCTGAAATCACAGAACCAAAGAAATTCAGATACTGCTACTAATTATCCATAAACCATGTAGTGAGTATTTTAATTAGCATGCTTTCTGactgttcttttttctctttccataaaaaattcaactaaATTTAATACAGAAAATTCACATATAAGAAATTCATTTCTTCGGGGTCACAACTAAGAACAGACCTGGCCTTTGAAAGGAATGGAAGCAAGAATTCTGTCAAATGCACTTTGCCTATCCGTGGTGACCATAACTAGATAATCCCCACTGTCATAAACATCTCTAACCTGGAAAACAGAGAATTAGTCTCTTTTTCCATCAAGTCAAAAGCCCAAAAGCTAGTTgcttgaaaagcaaaagcCTAAGTTGTTTATTCAGCGCAATTCACTAGAGGCattgaaataaacaaaataaagcaaaaagaagaaaagatttgTTATTTTCCTTTGGGTTTTATACCTTGCCTCTAGTTTTGGATTTGAGGCCGGGAACTGTGAGATGCAGGTTGGTTTCGGAGAGGCAGTGAGACGACGAATTCTT
This window encodes:
- the LOC18792586 gene encoding glutathione transferase GST 23 → MSADSVKLLGCWASPAALRVKWTLKLKEIEYQYVEEDLQNKSPLLLHYNPVHKKIPVLVHDGKPVAESLIILEYIEETWMQNPILPEDPYERAQARFWAKFVEEKCGPSIMSAFTKKGEEKEKGAKEARENLKILESGLGGKQFFGGESIGFVDIAAGWIGLWARIVEEIAEVNLIDTETMPLLNAWFGRVLEFPILKECLPPQDILLEHSRGFHKILTAASS
- the LOC18789294 gene encoding phosphoribosylaminoimidazole-succinocarboxamide synthase, chloroplastic, with the translated sequence MAQYAPTLNPPKTLIPKLPNPNPSFSSISTFRTPKPKSKNFSTISMSVTAGQNQQQHQKPPSLDVLINSARKEEVIGAIKNSSSHCLSETNLHLTVPGLKSKTRGKVRDVYDSGDYLVMVTTDRQSAFDRILASIPFKGQVLNETSLWWFDKTQHITSNAVVLAPDENVTIAKKCSVFPVEFVVRGFVTGSTDTSLWTVYNNGVRNYCGNALPDGLAKSQKLPANILTPTTKAADHDVPVTPDEIVECGLMTQAEYDEVSRKTLSLFEYGQRVALEHGLILVDTKYEFGKGKDGSILLIDEVHTPDSSRYWIAHTYEERFKNGLEPENVDKEFLRLWFKDHCNPYEDEVLPDAPEELVRELSWRYIFLYETITKSEFKLPSTEEPIHDRISRNVARALSSLT